The following proteins are encoded in a genomic region of Thioclava nitratireducens:
- a CDS encoding AraC family transcriptional regulator — protein sequence MSGPTRGDVGQPSELPTVPREPRLVQIAHLAKGGRWRVEAMRAHSEPCLLWFSRGQGRITLAGVTRGYGPNNAIFIPPGVMHGFEISNQTHGQALFFGRDSDIVLPPAAHHLRIREAIAQGEIGSILEAIQRENESTRPAADRALRSHLGLLSVWLERQIASNASEAIRPSAARRLVTRYAVLVEREYRAGTPVADIARELGVTPTHLSRACRDACGKSALELMQERRLYEARRLLRDTPVPIKEIAQLLGYRSAGYFSRAFQAGTGSTPIAFRRAT from the coding sequence ATGTCCGGCCCGACGCGCGGCGACGTCGGCCAGCCTTCGGAACTGCCCACCGTTCCGCGGGAACCACGGCTCGTGCAGATCGCCCATCTGGCCAAGGGCGGGCGTTGGCGGGTCGAGGCAATGCGCGCCCATTCCGAACCTTGCCTTCTGTGGTTCTCTCGAGGGCAGGGCCGGATCACGCTGGCGGGCGTGACGCGCGGCTATGGGCCAAATAACGCGATTTTCATCCCGCCGGGCGTGATGCACGGCTTCGAGATTTCCAACCAGACCCACGGTCAGGCGCTGTTCTTCGGGCGCGACAGCGACATCGTCTTGCCGCCCGCTGCCCATCACCTGCGCATCCGGGAGGCGATCGCACAGGGCGAAATCGGCTCGATCTTGGAAGCGATCCAGCGCGAGAACGAGAGCACGCGTCCCGCCGCCGACCGGGCACTGCGCAGCCATCTGGGCCTGCTCAGCGTTTGGCTCGAGCGACAGATCGCGAGCAATGCGAGCGAGGCGATCCGCCCGAGCGCGGCGCGCCGTCTGGTTACGCGCTACGCCGTTCTGGTCGAGCGCGAGTATCGCGCGGGAACGCCGGTCGCGGATATCGCGCGCGAACTGGGCGTAACACCGACCCATCTGTCGCGTGCCTGTCGCGACGCCTGCGGGAAATCGGCTCTGGAACTGATGCAGGAGCGGCGCCTTTACGAAGCCCGCCGCCTGCTGCGCGATACCCCCGTTCCGATCAAGGAGATCGCGCAGCTTCTGGGATATCGCAGCGCCGGATATTTCTCCCGCGCCTTTCAGGCCGGCACCGGCAGTACCCCGATCGCCTTCCGCCGCGCCACCTGA
- a CDS encoding methyl-accepting chemotaxis protein, producing MSIRRQILLLPIVISLIACALMAAGMFWVGGKLEDVSRVRNLNAAEERMRSAIEAASVGARDRALLIAGLPQVQAAMAARDDAALEAIFAPNWPVLRDETGVAQFQFHLAPATSLIRIHKLEKRGDDLSGFRKTVVAVNETGKPVAALESGKAGIGARGVAPVFHEGKQVGSVEIGLNIGQTFFDALKAQTGSEYEYFGLLGDGKPERLAFTVDERNPLNDADFAALRAGETVDKWISHDGADYVLRATPVRDFSGDVVGAATVELSADELAALRRMIWQISLGLIAAAFVVSGVIAWIAGGRITRPIGALARATDAIAKGDTQVKVSGAKRRDELGEMARALQVFAENIERNAEMQESLRLEEENARKADRARQEEVAQAEEARRAEAEAAQRAEREAEAVEQAALRQREEESRQALADQKTIVNTLAAGLDALARGDLGASLDHELPGEYEKLRHDFNAAVAQLAASLSQIDSGARHIDGEARAIANSADELSAQTERNAATLEQTAAALNELTVSVQSAAEGAQSARDLASDARGHAESGSNVVDSAVAAMAEIETSAKAISRITSVIDDIAFQTNLLALNAGVEAARAGEAGRGFAVVASEVRALAQRSSEAAKEISELISSSDRQVQSGVSLVGQTGAALARIVGSVREIHDRVSEIAASSGEQANGIAEINTAVHQLDQATQRGAAMFDRSAAASRAMLSESAQLIAAVSSFTLPQRDGTASAA from the coding sequence ATGTCCATTCGCCGGCAAATCCTGTTGTTGCCAATCGTGATCTCGCTCATCGCCTGCGCGCTGATGGCAGCGGGGATGTTCTGGGTCGGTGGCAAGCTCGAGGATGTCTCGCGCGTGCGCAATCTGAATGCGGCCGAGGAACGGATGCGTAGCGCGATCGAGGCCGCGAGTGTCGGTGCGCGCGACCGGGCGCTGCTGATCGCAGGATTGCCGCAGGTACAGGCAGCAATGGCTGCCCGCGACGATGCCGCGCTGGAAGCGATCTTCGCGCCGAACTGGCCGGTCTTGCGCGACGAGACTGGCGTGGCGCAGTTTCAGTTCCATCTGGCGCCTGCAACGTCGCTGATCCGTATCCACAAGCTGGAAAAACGCGGCGACGATCTGTCGGGGTTTCGCAAGACCGTGGTCGCGGTGAACGAGACCGGCAAGCCGGTCGCGGCGCTGGAATCGGGCAAAGCGGGGATCGGAGCGCGGGGCGTCGCCCCGGTCTTCCACGAGGGCAAGCAGGTCGGTTCGGTGGAGATCGGCCTCAATATCGGACAAACCTTCTTCGACGCGCTCAAGGCCCAGACCGGCTCCGAGTATGAATATTTCGGTCTCCTCGGGGACGGGAAGCCAGAACGGCTCGCCTTCACCGTGGATGAGCGGAACCCGCTGAACGACGCGGATTTCGCGGCATTGCGCGCAGGCGAAACGGTCGACAAGTGGATCTCCCATGACGGGGCGGACTACGTGCTGCGCGCGACACCGGTGCGGGATTTCTCCGGCGACGTCGTCGGTGCCGCGACTGTGGAACTGAGCGCCGATGAGCTGGCGGCTCTGCGGCGAATGATCTGGCAGATTTCGCTCGGCTTGATTGCCGCGGCCTTCGTCGTCTCCGGGGTGATCGCCTGGATCGCGGGTGGACGGATCACGCGCCCGATCGGCGCATTGGCGCGGGCGACCGATGCGATTGCAAAAGGGGATACGCAGGTCAAGGTTTCGGGCGCCAAGCGGCGCGATGAGCTGGGCGAGATGGCACGGGCACTCCAGGTCTTCGCCGAGAATATCGAGCGGAACGCCGAAATGCAGGAGAGCCTGCGTCTCGAAGAGGAAAATGCCCGAAAGGCGGATCGCGCGCGTCAGGAAGAGGTCGCGCAGGCCGAGGAGGCTCGCCGTGCTGAGGCAGAGGCCGCGCAACGCGCGGAGCGCGAAGCCGAAGCCGTGGAACAGGCAGCCCTGCGCCAGCGCGAGGAAGAGTCGCGGCAAGCTCTCGCGGATCAGAAGACCATCGTGAATACGCTCGCTGCGGGGCTCGATGCGCTCGCGCGCGGCGATCTCGGTGCTTCGCTCGATCACGAACTGCCCGGCGAGTATGAAAAGCTCCGCCACGACTTCAACGCGGCCGTGGCCCAGCTTGCCGCTTCGCTGAGTCAGATCGACAGCGGGGCACGGCATATCGACGGCGAGGCCCGCGCAATCGCAAACTCCGCCGATGAACTCAGCGCCCAGACAGAGCGCAATGCCGCAACGCTCGAACAAACTGCGGCGGCCCTCAACGAACTTACGGTCTCGGTCCAATCGGCAGCGGAAGGGGCGCAGTCGGCGCGCGATCTTGCCAGCGACGCGCGCGGACATGCCGAGAGCGGCTCCAACGTGGTGGATAGCGCGGTGGCCGCGATGGCGGAGATCGAGACCTCTGCAAAGGCGATTTCGCGGATCACTTCGGTGATCGACGATATTGCCTTCCAGACCAACCTGCTCGCGCTCAACGCCGGGGTCGAGGCCGCACGGGCGGGCGAGGCGGGCCGGGGCTTCGCGGTCGTCGCTTCGGAAGTGCGCGCGCTGGCGCAGCGCTCCTCCGAAGCCGCTAAGGAAATCTCAGAGCTGATCTCTTCCTCGGACCGGCAGGTGCAATCCGGCGTGAGTCTGGTCGGCCAGACCGGTGCGGCTCTAGCGCGGATCGTGGGCTCGGTGCGCGAAATCCATGACCGGGTCTCGGAAATCGCGGCTTCTTCGGGGGAACAGGCGAATGGTATCGCCGAAATCAACACTGCGGTGCACCAACTGGATCAGGCAACGCAGCGTGGGGCCGCGATGTTCGACCGCAGCGCCGCTGCCAGCCGCGCGATGCTGTCCGAGAGCGCGCAGCTGATCGCCGCCGTTTCGAGTTTCACCCTACCGCAACGCGATGGCACCGCGAGCGCTGCATGA